GTCAGGCTGCACCGCTCCAACAAACTCGTCCGAGGTGCAtgagtataaaaaataatatcatttcaGAGTGGGATGTTTCAGTTATGGATCGTTCTAGATCATGCCTTAGCTATATAGTTAGCTTTCTTTTGTCAAATTAGTTGAAATGAAAGATTGAACTGCATCCTTTTATGCCATCTTCTCATCATCATAGTAGTCCTTCTGAAAGTACAATTTATCACAGGCTGCTAGTATTGTGTCTTCCAGCATACAGCCTCTTCACATGTTATCGCTGCTGGTCAGTTTTTAATAGATATTTCTGCATTCTGACAATGACATCATAAATGTATCACTTGAGATCTAATGTTTGTTCATCGATGTGGCAGAAGTATGTCGAGGAAAAAGTGGGTCCTGAAGAGCAACAAGCATGGGCACATGTCCATATAGAAAAGGGCTTCCTTGGTGAAGTTCTTCAATGTTTcttctcataaaattatttaatttactaattttcaGCCGCTTTTTCCATTTATTCTTCTATTAGGGTTGCCATTGTTGCATAGGCTGATTTGATAGGCTTTTGAAGTCCATAACATCTACCATTTATCTTCGAGCTACACTTGAGAGTTGAGTGAACTTCCACTAGGAGGATCAGGATATTATGCTGATACCCTTATGACCATTGTCCCATTTGTTTGCATAATTTACACGGACATGCAATGTTAGTGATGCTTTCATTACACTGTCTGGCTATTAGTGTACTGAAAGTATCACTAATCGAGATGTCAGTCTTATCAAACCATGGGACTCATTTCTTGTAATTTGGCCATAGTTGTGGTGTAATTGCAACTCTTCCTATTATAATTCATATGTAACATGCCCTCATTTTCGCAATATGTGATTCTTTTAAGAAGGTAAGACAAGAAGACATGATGATGAAACTATGGATCCATATTGGTTGAGGCTGATGTATAATATAGGACGGCCTGAGAGTTACAATGTGTTTGTTTATTCTGTTTCATAGACTTATATTGCTAATCATGTTAAGCATTTTTTGTCTCCATTCTATACTCTTTGGTTACTGAGGCTTTGAACTCTATCCAGCTCTTGAGAAGCTACTAAAAGATTGTGCCGGCCCATATGCTACAGGAGAAGAagtttttttggtaattttcttGCAGTTTCAACCTATTTGACGATGTgatattagaattttgtttGAGAACTATGATTTCATGGTCCACTTCTAAGTATCCAAAACACTTAGAAAAATACTTGCAAAAAGATTATTGAACCAACTAACATCCTCGTTTATTCTGACTCATGCAAATATGTTGTAGCTGAAGTAAAAATCCTAGAAaccatgttttttttttttgggggagggggggggggggatggAAACGTGACCTGCTGCTAAACAAAGACGATTTCGACTATCTGCAGGCTGACGTATTCTTGGCCCCTCAAATTGCGGTAGCTACAAAGCGGTTTAATGTCGATATGGTAAATCCTTTCCAGACACTCTCTTATCCATCTTAttcttttcattgtttttgtgtttcatGTTGTATGCTCGACAGctgaaatatttatagtatCTGCTGCTTAATTCAATAATGTAagaacaaaacttctcaaacGGCTATTTCTGCAGTCCAAGTTCCCGACTCTGCGTACGGTATACGAGTCGTGCAATGCATTGCCTGAATTCCAAGCTTCTTTGCCTGATAGACAACCTGATGCTGTGCAGTGAACTTGCGAACTGATACAGAGATGCAAACATAGAAGTTTTTTGCCTTCAGACATCCTATATCTATCAGAGTAAACTTGTATGAAAATTCCTGCTTCAAATTGGCAATGGCAGGTGCTTCCGGAAATGATTGTCATTTAAAGTATGTAGCCTTGAGAAAGTAATCTCCCTGAAATTGTGGATGCAAATATTAAGATAGACTGATTGAGAActatatgtttgattttttatatgaaacatatatatttattatatatactaggAAGTATGGGCTGCGATGCAcgagtataaatatattttatatttttagaggtaaatatattatttacagttagctgtaaaaatattaaattcataatattgttaatgttTCTGTCATTGAAATATTAgcatatacaattatattttcaaacatttgtTTGGGATAATTTCACTCATCTTTcctgagatttggtataattctAAGTAGATCCCcaatgatttgagaaattatatctagcaatcttaaagtttgtttctgtttaataaataaatactttcgttagtcaaaattaattgaatttgttgatattaacaaaaaatctgaatgaaatttgatatttatctttgattgatttattattaatttattataggtcaaataattttttttgattaaactatccttataatggTGATAATCTATCTCCTTATATGTATTAACTCGTAAAGATATATGTAgatatttgatcataaaaagatttatttagcCTGCagtaaatcaataataagtcaattaggaggtaaatataactttttccCCTATTTCTTTGTAATATTAGCTAATTCGgcaaattttgactaattgagggatttatttgtttgatgGAATCAAATTTCAGGGTTGCtaggtgtaattttttaaactaagaGAAGTTTATGTGTAGTTACACCAAACTCATGAgtagaaagtgtaattatctctaattattttaattgataaggAAATTATTTACTTCTATTATTTGCAAATCactttctaatttaattggtacgattaaataaaaaagatattccccaaaattgaaattttacattttgaattcactaataattatatttcatttcttgtattaaatcaaataaaaacaataatattaacaaattgaatattaaaatgaaattgaatagtcaaatttcatattttggattgtttttataagaaattttagtttaatttatgaactattatattttaaatgttatttatttttaattttattaacattgaatgatttcaaattaataatttacttacttttgttaataaaaaatgtcatttaATTGAAGTAtgctaattatatttcaatataaacttttaaatattgtcAAAGTGTTGGGCATAtgttttattaacttttaaattttgaaatattaatgcataatttttttttatctttatattgcaattttttatactattgctacttcattttgaaatattttaggaaATTTATAGATTGggtactatttatttttttttataagtcaatttaaagaaataactacgaagtaaaagaataaaaaaaaattatgaacatctcatctatatatataatatagttcaatgaaaattttaatctattataacaattgaaatattttatttgtgaagAATGCAgttatacaattaaaatttattctcCAATTAACATGTTAATGTGccattcttttatatataaaaaaaacacttataaatattattttgggataattacatcccCTTCttctgaggtttggtgtagTTGCACTTAGATCCTTtatgaattgagaaaattacatctaacatctttgagatttattttctgtaaacaaataagttcctgagttggtcaaaatttactgaatttgttattattaacaaaaaaattgaatgaaaactgATATTTACGTTGATTCACTTATTACCAacttattgcaaatcaaatatttttttttcaacttaaactacccttataacgatgaAGATACACCTCCTAACATACATGAACGTTGAGACATATGAGGAAAATTCGGTgataaaaagatttatgtgACACACaataagtaataagtcaatcatggtagatataatttttttattaacatcagcaaattcgatgaattttagctaataaatgaacatatttgttagacgacaGCAAACCTCAGAAATGACAAGTAATCTcccaaatcataaaaaatttaactgtaATTACCTAAACTTTGGGGAGGGGAGCGAAGTTATccctattattttttggtagtTGTTCACTAATTTATCAACATATTGcgtattttgtaatatattatgCAACGTTCTATTTCTCATTTTGTTactttttatcaatatattttattttaatttttttatgactcATGAtgttatattaattgttagttattttttataaaaattaaatttaaattgactAAACTCTtttaaaacatcaaaataattatatatattttactgcTCTATAAAATaaggttttaaatttaattatttattatattattatttacactcCTCTTCAATATCAATGTCTTGAGATATGGTGAATAAAGTCGGTAAAAAGTGCAAGAACATATGATAATGTACTTGTAGAGTGCTTAGAGAATgtttaaagaatatttaaaaagtatttagagagtgagagagatgATTTAAAGAGTAAGAGATGTGTGAGAGACGTTAGAGGATCTCATGAAGGTGTTTGGAAGTGCCCTGAGCATGAAAAAGATTTCCGGAAAAGTGGATGAATGTTGTTTGAATAAGTCATAATTTGATCTTATCTTCTACTAGAAGTGCTTTTAAATCCTATCTCCGAGTTTTGGGGAATTTTTCATCAGCAAGGACTCCTAACCGTCCAAGCTGCCAAGGAGTCCAGAGCTTTGGTGGCACCTTCCTTGTCTATGAGGAATCTCAGCCGCCAAGGGGATCCTCCTAGGGCTGATGTCTTCCAACGTGGCTATTGACGAGATGCCACGTAGGGAAGTAGGCTGTCATGTGTGTGGGCCTTTGGGCCGAATATTTGTCGGGCTTTGATCATGGTCCGAGTAGGGGGATGTCTTCAGCCTCCTCCTTTTTCCAATCTATTTTTTAGGGGGCACCCGGCAAGAACGCCCTCCTGTCTGCTTTCTAGGGGGCACCTGCCAAGACCACCCGTCTGTCTACTTTTTAGGGGGCACCTGCCAAGACCGCCTATCAAGTGTTTTTTGACATTTCATTATTCGAGCCTCTCATGACTTGGACCTACTAAGATGCTACAGGCCtctcgtttctttcttctttttaaatcGTTTGAGCCACTTTaggttaatttatttttatgcacatcaagTAATACCTAAACAAAATatcttaaatattaatataaaaaaaacatatcatATTTAGACAAACTTGTTTCTTGAAAGGCTTAACTTTCCAAGCTTAAtataaggggaaaaaaacttattactatttacaatataattaatgaaaattataggCACCTTACATgagatttgataaaattataaatattttattgttatttgaagtattataaataccttcttaATTTTAACGTCTGTCGAATAACGAGCTTATTTCGTTAATTTTCATTAGATTtcaatctaatttttatggttaatcgatcaaaatatctttttgaattatctattataattttatatattctttaaaatttttaaaaatatttttatgaactaatatattctataaattatttattttattcacccttaagtttaaaaaaaaaattcaaatgttttcattaaaaaaatcaataagattaaaataataatttttacctaACAATctagaaattatataaatatttttaattttaaaaaaaatcacaaattttttaaatactaaaaagtatttattattaattttccctataattaattgattggtcAACTAAAAACATTTTCCAACAAACAAAACGATTCAGCTAAGCAGACATTTATCCTTCTTCCCCTGCACACAGTTGATGCTTCTCCATCATCCATGGAGCAGGTTTCTCAATTCTCACTCtactcctctctctctctctcacacacacacacacacacacacacacacagagagagagagagagaggagggaATTATTTCAGTAGAATAATGACATGTAATGTTTCtgtgtaatttttaacatGGGGTTGTTGGATGTGTACAAACTGCAGATGCATAGCTGCCCAGTTGATTCTTCGTCAGCTCCAAAGCTTGTTCTCTACTCTTACTGGCAGAGTTCTTGTTCTTGGCGTGTGCGTTTTGCCTTGAATCTTAAAGGTCCACTATATATCTTCCTtgttatttcatattttattggtATGCGGTGCCCCTAAATTGTTTTAgattataatttcaagaatttcttgtttgctttatttttagttCAGATAGAATTGGCTATATTTGATAAAGTGTGGCTCTTTTTCTGGGTGCTTAGGACTTTCTTATGAGTACAGAGCTGTCAATCTTGCAAAAGGAGAGCAGTTCACTTCAGGTGCATTATTGCGGGTGTATTTTGTAATTCCAGGCccttaattttcaaaattcagctcttttttgtttttctcgtTTATGATTTTGATGTTCTTGAAAAAAGTAGATGATTTTGTGTCGATCAATACTTAGAGGCCATGATGAATTTTGCCCCATTGTTATATTCTTGATCCTCAACTGGTGTTTCCGAAGTGGTAATACTCAGAAACCTGATCAACAGGAATGAACTTGTACAATTACTTGAACCTGCTATCTTGCTCTCCTTTAATTGGAAGACCTGTTTGTCTTAAGAACGGCAGTTTTAACTATGTTCGAGGATTTGAAACCATACTGTTATGCTTCTGTGGTTGTCTTGCTTTCAATGATCTTGATGTCTTTAGAAATTGCATTTGGCTTGCAGAGTTTGGGAGATTAAATCCCCTTCACTACGTCCCAGTTTTGGTTGACGGGGATGTAGTTGTTTCAGACTCTTATGCAATTCTACTGGTTGAGTACTTTTCTGTTCCGACATAAAGTTGTTATCTTCCTTTTGTTTCTCAAATCAAAGACAAATGCCACTAATAAGATGTGaattcttcttgttcttgctTAGTATTTAGAGGAGAAGTATCCACAGAAAGCACTTTTACCTGCTGATCCTCAACTAAGAGCAATCAATCTCCAGGTCAGTTTTGTACAGGGGTATGCTAAGAGTTAACTACCTCGAGAAATGTTCTGCGGATTATCTTCAGTTACAGGACTTGTTTTGTCCCATATTTATGAGTTTGATATCTTGCATGGATGTTTTTCTCATTCCTTGGGGCATTCTAGTTACGGAATTGCATGATAGAtttgcaaaatttgaaataaaattaaaaaaaaagaaaaaaggaagaagaatcaAACGCAAGAATACATGAATTCTTACGTGGTTTGGAGATGAACTTTTCCTACATTCGCAGCTGATCTAATTTTTCTTACTAGGGTAGAATATCCCTACAATCATCAACCATATATAACTAGACGCCCATGCTTACTAATTTGGCCCTGACAGTCAAGTGCTTTACAAAAGAGCCAAAACGTAATGTTGGTCACGCTGCACACTCCAACAATCCTATGTAAGGAATATAATATCATTTCAGAAGGGGACGATTCACTTATGGCTCGTTTTATATCATGCCTTACCTCTATAGCTAGCTctcttttatcaaattaaatcatatgaaaaattgaacTGCATCTTCCTTTTCCATCTGTCATGATCATAGCTGTTCTTCTGAAAGTACAATTTGTCACAGGCTGCAAGTATTGTGTCTTCCAGCATACAGCCTCTTCACATGTTATCGCTGCTGGTCTGTTTTCAATAGATATTGTTGCAATCTGACAATGACATCAGAAATGTATCACCTGATATCTAATGTTGTTCATCAACGTGGCAGAAGTATATCGAGGAAACGGTGGGCCCTGAAGAACCTCAAGCATGGGCACATGTCCATATAGAAAAGGGCTTACTTGGTGAAGTTCTTCAATCTTCCTtcccataaaattatataatttactaattctCCGCctctttttccatttatatTCTTCTGTAACTAATGGGAAAAAAGTGAGGTTTGAGATCTAAACACGTCAACTCTTGCACAAACTAAAAATTAgtctttttctcttcaattCCTTCTTTTCCCAAAAGTCCCCTTTACAATGAAAttagggggtatttatactaTGCTAGCAATCAATGAGAGGGGGTGTAAAATGAATTCTACCCCCTTACCTACCACTAATTTGTGGGTACAATTTACTTGTAAGGTTTAATCtagtaattacaaaataatctaaattgtACAGCCCTAATCTTTTGTTGCCGCTTATGGAAAGGATTTAACTTTCCTCTTGAACCACTATTTGATTTATCTTCTTGTCTCCATCAATTATGGTTTCCGTTGTTGCATAGGTTCATTTGATAGGCTTTTGAAGCCCATTACATCTTATCTGAGAATTGAGTGAACTTCCACTAGTTGAGTTGGGACAATTACGCTGACAACCCTGTGATTATTGTCTAATTACAGACACTACCCCttctttgaataattacactgcCAGTGTTAGTGATGCTTTCATTACACTGATGGGGTATTAGTGTACCGAAAGTATCACTAATAGGGATGTCAGTATGATCAAAGAACGGGactgatttttgtaatttgaccATAGTTGCAGATGTGTAAATGCAACTATCCTGTAATAATTCATATGTTAGAAGTCTTCATTTtcctaatttaaaattcttttaaggAGGTAAGACAAGAAGACATATGAGATGAAACTACGGATCCTTATTTAGTGAAGGCTGATGTGGAGAATAGAACAGCTTGGACAGTTGCTATCATGCTATGTGTTTATTCTGTTTTTCATAGACTTATATTGCTAACATGTTAAGCATTTTTGCCTCCATTATAAACTCTTTCATTACTGAAAAGGGCTCTGAACTCTATCCAGCTCTTGAGAAGCTACTAAACAATTGTGCCGGCCCATATGCTACAGGAGAAGAAGTTTGTATGGTAATTTTCTTCCACTTTCAACCTATTTGACGACGTGATATTACAATTTTGTTTGAGAACTATGATTTCATGGTCCACTTTCTAAGTATCCAAAACACTTAGAAAAATACTTGTACGAAGTTTATTGAACCATCTTTGTTTATTCTGACTCATGCAAATATGTTGTAGCTGAAGTAACAATCCTAGAAACcatgttctttttttctggGGGGCAGGGGGCGTCGAATATCAGTGACTAATGCTAAACGAAGACGATTTCGGCTATCTGCAGGCTGACGTATTCTTGGCCCCTCAAATTGCAGTAGCTACAAAGCGGTTTAATGTCGATATGGTAAATCCTTTCCAGACACTCTCCTAAGTTTTCTTAACcatattattcttttcacCATTTTTGTGTTTCATGTTGTATGCTTGACAACCGAAACATTTGTAGTATCTGCTGCTTAATTCAATAATGTAagaacaaaacttctcaaatgGCTATTTCTGCAGTCCAAGTTCCCGATTCTGCGTATGGTATACGAGTCGTGCAATGCATTGCCTGAATTCCAAGCTTCTTTGCCTGACAGACAACCTGATGCTGTGCAGTGAACTTGCTGAATTAATACAGATATGGAAACATAGAAGTTTGCCTTCAGACATCCTATAACTATCAGAGTAAACTTATATGAAAATTCCAGCTTCAAATTGGCAACTGCAGCTGCAATTCTGGAAATGATTGCCATTTATAGTTAGTAGACTAAGAAAGAATTGTAATCTCCATGAAACTGTAGATGCAATAATTAAGTAAAGAAGATAGAAACATacaaaatacacacacacacacatatatatattatatgggAAGCCAACGCAGAACGATGAATgcattatatatgtatacatgaCAAGTACATGAATGTAGGAGATGTAATTGTTAGTTTGTCATGGTTAGATTTATTTCGGGTAGAAGTTTTTCCACATTTTATAATCTTGATCGTCTCATGCATATAGAAAAGTTTAGTGTGtcgatataatttactttaggGGTGCCCAGTTTCATGGGTTGGAATTATAATTtcggataaattacaacgatttCTCCcaagatttggtataattacgaacattctcttattatttgaaaaattaccagcACCCTCTTGATTCTAATTAATGGACGTCTTACAATTAGTCCAatctgttaggttttcatttgttttttgtcgtgactgatcaaaatgccctCGTGGACTaagaactataattttatttatttttagaaaatttcaattttaatggactaaatggataatatttttttaataatttttcaaaattttccatccaccctggatcaatttttttataaattcttattttcttttgaaaaaaatacagtatagacaaagttgacaatttatATCtccatttaaaaatacataattttaccaaatataagaagggtatttgtaatttttcaaataataagggattattcataattatgtcaaatctcaaaacaggtaattataatttaccttataaatttaccaaaaaataaataaataaatatttgtgtgATTAGATTTAACgccaaaaaattcaaacataatttactcaaaaactTAAGTGGAGCTCATATATACAATTGGACATGAATTAATGAGTCAATTACGTGTTGTTTGGTGTccaaaaagaatcaaatttaattttaatctcaCCTACTTGCATTTATCTAATTCTTTATTTCACATCCAATGCCATATAATaacatttcttgtttttgtgatatataccaattattattgagaaaacaaaaacatcaaCTTCCATAGGGGTACAGACATTGATCTCAAAATCACACCAACTCCCATGTAATCTTTTTAGACTCATGAAGAATGACAAATCATATCATCTcttaaatattaagaatacaaaaaaaaatatatgtattgaaGATATCCGACAATGGATACTTAGTTTTGATTTATCTCcttttattagtatttatacactttttcatttatagTGAATGTTTTGGCCTATCGAGGTGACTGCCTAGTCTTTCATGTTGTATTGTACTGATGTACTaccatttatttaatgaaatttatatttgtcggaaaaaaaaatgtaaatagaCTAAGATGGTGTTtggtatgtatatatatatatatatatatatatttaaacgagcttgaaagagaaaaaataaaatgtcagACGCTTATAAGAGGTGTTTGGTTAAGcctttttgaaatattttatacgctcatatatatatatatcttataagatgttttaagaACTTAAAGATGTTTAATCTTATTCTAAAAACGAGTTTTTAGAGTGTTTGGATGAATAAGATACATTAGCTTATAAGACGTTAGAGTGTTTGGCAGAATGAACTTTTCATACTGCAGTAATGATCGAAAAAATCCATCAAactattagaatttaaaattacataaatagataattttgctTTGGAGGAAAAAATCTCAGTTATctgaaagatgaaaatgaaacactgtcaaaattttgagtgtgtttttgtttattggatattaaaattaaagagcttatgaaaaattatcaaaaaaaaagttaggtgaagttaatttttttaaaaaatagcttATCTAAatgattttcaagaattttataagctcaaaaaaaaaatatcaaatgattAGAAATTCTTCACcgataatatattatatatagattttataactttattttattcagaCGCTACAACGACTTCTCTTTAAATTAAGACATGATACCGTATAAATTCGAATAACATTTTATACGACGTACAAACTTACAAATAATATGCTCAACCATGCAAACACCATCTAATTCTTGTATAATAAATCTCAatcatgtataaatttatgtacGAATTATTACAAGACTATGACAtgaaactattaaaaataggaaaaaaaacaagatttaatgtacaaataaattaatttcctaaaattatagGGATCAAATCATGACGTTTGATTTTATGGCCATAACGATAATGATATATCACTTTGGTAAGACATCATAATCAATCTATTATTCCTTGACATATATCGTACATTCAAACAACCTTATCCCACAACTAAAACTTTGTacgtattttattaaataaaaaattgcattatatatatatatatatataataaattgggcattcaaataattaatatgcaaaaaaatacCATTAATATCATGACTTTGAATTCCATTAATAATTAgctattgatttattttagttgTAGTTGTTGGTTAGTTATAGATACTGATATCAACGATTGATACTCAGtataataatgatttaatgattgaaatttatgatgtaattgaaataataatttcggataattttactcCCGTCTCCTGAAGTTTGTTGTAGTTACACATAGACCCCATGTGGTTTGAATAaaggtttgcttccatctgGCAAATAAGTTCGTcagttagtcaaaattcactagaTTTGCtggtattaacaaaaagaactaGATAAAATCCTATATTTACCCCTGATTTACTTATTCTcgatttattgcaggttaaatacaTCTTTTTATAGACAAATTACCCTTATCCATATCCACACGTTAATGATGTAAGGAGGTATGCCTTTACCGTTATAAGGATACtgtatttggaaaaaaattgtatgacttgtaataagtcagttgaggataaatatcaatttttattcgatatttttattaatatcaacaaattcagtaaaatttgactaacaaatgGACCTATTTGTTGAACGAAAACAGACATCATgagtgctaaatgtaattttttaaactacagAATATATACgcgtaattacatcaaacctcaAGTAGaggggtgtaattatccctaataattttttatctttataggACTTTAGTTTGATTGAGTTTTTGAAGGCTGCTATGATGTTACGTTGTTGTACGAGAGTAATAATGTCTTAATCTAGACATATTATTCAAaacttatgaaatattaaggAGTTAAtaacatcaaaatatatatatatatatatatatatattatgcttccattttaaaatacttgGAGGGTTAGATGCAGTCTGATCCAACGactgca
The nucleotide sequence above comes from Sesamum indicum cultivar Zhongzhi No. 13 linkage group LG11, S_indicum_v1.0, whole genome shotgun sequence. Encoded proteins:
- the LOC105173232 gene encoding glutathione S-transferase zeta class-like isoform X2 → MEQMHSCPVDSSSAPKLVLYSYWQSSCSWRVRFALNLKGLSYEYRAVNLAKGEQFTSEFGRLNPLHYVPVLVDGDVVVSDSYAILLYLEEKYPQKALLPADPQLRAINLQKYIEETVGPEEPQAWAHVHIEKGLLALEKLLNNCAGPYATGEEVCMADVFLAPQIAVATKRFNVDMSKFPILRMVYESCNALPEFQASLPDRQPDAVQ
- the LOC105173232 gene encoding glutathione S-transferase zeta class-like isoform X1; its protein translation is MEQMHSCPVDSSSAPKLVLYSYWQSSCSWRVRFALNLKGLSYEYRAVNLAKGEQFTSEFGRLNPLHYVPVLVDGDVVVSDSYAILLYLEEKYPQKALLPADPQLRAINLQAASIVSSSIQPLHMLSLLKYIEETVGPEEPQAWAHVHIEKGLLALEKLLNNCAGPYATGEEVCMADVFLAPQIAVATKRFNVDMSKFPILRMVYESCNALPEFQASLPDRQPDAVQ